The Streptomyces sp. Alt3 genome has a segment encoding these proteins:
- a CDS encoding STM4012 family radical SAM protein produces the protein MTGTSLGTSPYRSYVYAYPHKTAYRPLAGHPGGRPLLGDLWAAERKDALSLYLHIPFCEVRCGFCNLFTRIGAPEELTTRYLDALDRQATAVRDALGDDGPVRFASAAFGGGTPTFLTAGELERLCDIAEKRMGADLSAVPLSVETSPSTATADRLAVLADRGTTRISIGVQSFVDAEARAAVRPQHRSEVEAALGRIREARIPVLNIDLIYGIEGQTEDTWRTSLDAALAWSPEELYLYPLYVRPLTGLGRLGTGADGPDAAWDEQRLRLYRAGRDHLLAHGYEQVSMRMFRRVDAPPAGPDDYACQTDGMIGLGCGARSYTSSLHYSFDYAVEMREIRGIIDGFTTTTDFSRAEVGRYVDGCEARRRHLLQSLLQAEGMRSAEYRERFGSDPYEDFPAELELFAARGWLDDSASGGSASGHSVAGRSAAPDLLRLSPEGLAHSDALGPELFSPAVRAAMAAYEAK, from the coding sequence ATGACCGGTACCTCGCTCGGCACCAGCCCGTACCGCAGCTACGTCTACGCCTACCCGCACAAGACTGCCTACCGCCCGCTCGCCGGCCACCCCGGAGGACGCCCGCTGCTCGGCGATCTCTGGGCGGCGGAGCGCAAGGACGCGCTCTCCCTCTATCTCCACATACCGTTCTGCGAGGTCCGCTGCGGCTTCTGCAATCTGTTCACCCGGATAGGCGCACCGGAGGAACTGACGACGCGCTACCTCGACGCGCTCGACCGGCAGGCGACCGCGGTCCGGGACGCGCTGGGCGACGACGGACCGGTGCGCTTCGCCTCCGCGGCGTTCGGTGGCGGAACGCCGACCTTCCTCACTGCCGGTGAGCTGGAGCGTCTCTGTGACATCGCCGAGAAGCGGATGGGCGCCGACCTGAGTGCCGTGCCGCTGTCGGTCGAGACGTCCCCCTCGACGGCGACGGCGGACCGTCTCGCCGTCCTCGCCGATCGGGGCACCACCCGGATCAGCATCGGCGTGCAGAGCTTCGTCGACGCGGAGGCCAGGGCCGCGGTCCGTCCGCAGCACCGCTCCGAGGTGGAGGCGGCACTCGGCCGGATCCGTGAGGCCCGCATCCCGGTCCTCAACATCGACCTGATCTACGGCATCGAGGGACAGACCGAGGACACCTGGCGCACCTCGCTGGACGCCGCCCTGGCCTGGAGCCCGGAGGAGCTGTACCTCTACCCGTTGTACGTACGCCCGCTGACCGGCCTCGGGCGGCTGGGGACGGGAGCGGACGGGCCGGACGCCGCCTGGGACGAACAACGGCTGCGGCTGTACCGCGCGGGCCGTGATCATCTCCTGGCCCATGGATACGAGCAGGTGTCGATGCGGATGTTCCGCCGCGTGGACGCCCCGCCCGCAGGTCCCGACGACTACGCCTGCCAGACCGACGGCATGATCGGGCTCGGCTGCGGGGCACGCTCGTACACCTCCTCCTTGCACTACTCCTTCGACTACGCGGTGGAGATGCGCGAGATACGGGGCATCATCGACGGCTTCACCACCACCACGGACTTCTCCCGGGCGGAGGTCGGCCGCTACGTCGACGGCTGCGAGGCGCGCCGACGCCACCTCCTGCAGTCACTGCTCCAGGCCGAGGGCATGCGCTCCGCCGAATACCGCGAGCGCTTCGGGTCGGACCCGTACGAGGACTTCCCCGCCGAGCTGGAGCTGTTCGCGGCTCGCGGCTGGCTGGACGATTCGGCGTCCGGCGGCTCGGCGTCCGGCCACTCGGTGGCCGGACGTTCAGCGGCTCCTGACCTGCTGCGTCTCTCCCCCGAGGGCCTGGCCCACTCCGACGCGCTCGGCCCTGAGCTGTTCTCCCCGGCGGTCCGGGCCGCGATGGCCGCCTACGAGGCGAAGTGA
- a CDS encoding STM4011 family radical SAM protein encodes MNTDLTVLYRGPLASCDYDCPYCPFAKRRDTGEQLRNDRAALERFTAWAAARTGGRLSVLFTPWGEGLVRSWYRRALVEMSRLPHVSRVAIQTNLSCRTGWLAEADRDKVALWCTYHPGQTPYERFLARCRELTALGVRHSVGIVGLDEHLEEARRLRSALPPEVYLWVNAAEGHTYTDEQADRWTALDPLFPYSRHPHRSAGLPCRTGESVVSVDGDGTVRRCHFVRAELGNLYDGSYRDALGPRGCPLDVCDCHIGYVHLETLPLYDVFAGGVLERIPADPARVLADPAQVLARPALVPVCTPSPAGPVPAAAPDGPVSPGPSRSLLPFVGR; translated from the coding sequence ATGAACACGGACCTGACCGTTCTCTACCGGGGTCCGCTGGCCTCGTGCGACTACGACTGCCCCTACTGCCCGTTCGCCAAGCGGCGCGACACCGGGGAGCAGTTGCGGAATGACCGGGCGGCCCTGGAGCGGTTCACCGCGTGGGCCGCCGCACGGACCGGTGGCCGGCTGTCCGTGCTGTTCACCCCCTGGGGGGAGGGCCTGGTGCGGTCCTGGTACAGGAGGGCGCTCGTCGAGATGTCCCGGCTGCCCCATGTCAGCCGGGTCGCCATCCAGACCAACCTCAGCTGCCGCACCGGCTGGCTGGCCGAGGCGGACCGCGACAAGGTCGCCCTGTGGTGCACCTACCATCCCGGTCAGACGCCGTACGAGCGGTTCCTCGCCCGGTGCCGGGAGCTCACGGCCCTCGGGGTGCGTCACAGCGTCGGGATCGTCGGTCTCGACGAACACCTAGAGGAGGCCCGGCGTCTGCGTTCGGCGCTGCCGCCCGAGGTGTATCTCTGGGTCAACGCCGCCGAGGGGCACACCTATACGGACGAGCAGGCGGACCGCTGGACGGCCCTGGACCCGCTGTTCCCGTACAGCAGGCACCCGCACCGCTCCGCCGGGCTGCCCTGCCGGACCGGCGAGTCGGTCGTGTCCGTGGACGGTGACGGGACGGTGCGCCGCTGCCACTTCGTCCGTGCCGAGCTGGGCAATCTCTACGACGGCAGCTACCGGGACGCGCTCGGCCCGCGCGGCTGCCCGCTCGATGTGTGCGACTGCCACATCGGCTATGTGCACCTGGAGACGCTGCCGTTGTACGACGTCTTCGCGGGCGGAGTGCTGGAGCGGATACCCGCGGACCCGGCGCGGGTGCTCGCGGACCCGGCACAGGTGCTCGCGCGCCCTGCACTGGTGCCCGTCTGCACGCCCTCACCCGCCGGACCGGTGCCGGCAGCCGCTCCGGACGGACCCGTGTCACCAGGCCCGTCCCGGAGTCTGCTCCCGTTCGTCGGCCGCTGA
- a CDS encoding SGNH/GDSL hydrolase family protein, translating into MADDSRNNRRGIIGSYAAIGDSFTEGVGDPGPGGTLVGWADRFAVLLADQLPVPDAMVGPVDDPHGNFRYANLAVRGRLLDQIVEEQVPRAKELAPDLVSFCAGGNDILRPGSDPDDVAERFERAVADLTQSVGTVLVTTGFDTRGIPVLKHLRGKIAMYTAHVRSIADRYDCPVLDLWSLRSVQDRRAWDNDRLHLSAEGHTRVALRAAQVLGLDVPADPDQVWPPQAQRGTLEVRRDDIQWAREYLVPWIGRRLRGESSGDHVEAKRPDLLPL; encoded by the coding sequence GTGGCAGACGATTCGAGAAACAACAGACGAGGCATCATCGGGTCGTACGCGGCGATCGGCGACAGCTTCACCGAGGGCGTCGGAGACCCCGGCCCCGGCGGGACCCTCGTCGGCTGGGCGGACCGGTTCGCGGTCCTCCTCGCGGACCAGCTCCCGGTCCCCGATGCGATGGTCGGGCCCGTGGACGACCCGCACGGGAATTTCCGGTACGCCAATCTCGCCGTACGCGGACGCCTCCTCGACCAGATAGTCGAGGAACAGGTCCCCCGCGCCAAGGAGCTGGCACCTGATCTGGTGAGCTTCTGCGCGGGCGGCAACGACATCCTCCGTCCCGGTTCCGACCCGGACGACGTGGCCGAACGCTTCGAGCGTGCGGTGGCCGACCTGACGCAATCGGTCGGTACCGTCTTGGTCACCACCGGCTTCGACACCCGTGGCATCCCTGTCCTCAAGCACCTGCGGGGCAAGATCGCCATGTACACCGCGCACGTCCGGTCGATCGCCGACCGTTACGACTGCCCGGTCCTGGACCTGTGGTCCCTGCGGTCCGTGCAGGACAGGCGGGCCTGGGACAACGACCGGCTGCACCTCTCGGCGGAGGGACACACCCGGGTCGCGCTGCGCGCCGCCCAGGTCCTCGGCCTCGACGTGCCGGCCGACCCCGACCAGGTGTGGCCCCCGCAGGCTCAGCGCGGGACGCTGGAGGTGCGGCGGGACGACATCCAGTGGGCGCGGGAGTACCTGGTCCCGTGGATCGGCCGCAGGCTGCGCGGGGAGTCCTCGGGTGACCACGTCGAGGCCAAGCGCCCCGACCTGCTGCCGCTCTGA
- a CDS encoding M23 family metallopeptidase — MPAKGKHRRTKTGPISRGVLAAGTGGAVLALPLIGATGAHAAEQAAPAKSVAAQSAPASAAKSSPKTYSVVSGDYLAKIAADHEVKGGWQKLYKDNRDVVGENPSLILPGMKLTLGAKASGSSEAAPSKAAPSTAKKSAPAEKAPAPAQEAAAKTADSSASESTASGWTTPVENPNVTTQYRASGASWSSGYHTGSDFQAASGTSVRSIGDGTVVSAGWSGSYGNEVVIQHSDGMYSQYAHLSSLEVSTGQTVTGGQQIGLSGSTGNSTGPHLHFEVRTGPSYGSDVDPIAYLRSHGVSV, encoded by the coding sequence ATGCCCGCAAAAGGCAAGCACCGTCGTACGAAGACCGGCCCGATCTCCCGAGGCGTCCTTGCCGCGGGGACCGGTGGCGCCGTTCTCGCCCTCCCGCTGATCGGCGCCACCGGCGCCCACGCCGCCGAGCAGGCGGCTCCGGCCAAGTCCGTCGCGGCCCAGAGCGCTCCCGCCTCGGCGGCGAAGAGCTCCCCGAAGACCTACTCCGTGGTCTCCGGTGACTACCTGGCCAAGATCGCTGCCGACCACGAGGTCAAGGGCGGCTGGCAGAAGCTGTACAAGGACAACCGTGACGTCGTCGGCGAGAACCCGAGCCTGATCCTCCCGGGCATGAAGCTGACGCTCGGCGCCAAGGCGTCCGGCTCCTCGGAGGCCGCACCCTCCAAGGCAGCCCCGTCGACGGCGAAGAAGTCCGCCCCGGCCGAGAAGGCTCCGGCCCCGGCCCAGGAGGCCGCCGCGAAGACCGCCGACTCCAGCGCGTCGGAGAGCACCGCCTCCGGCTGGACCACTCCGGTCGAGAACCCCAACGTCACCACCCAGTACCGCGCCTCCGGCGCCAGCTGGTCCAGCGGCTACCACACCGGCTCCGACTTCCAGGCGGCCTCCGGCACCAGCGTCCGGTCCATCGGCGATGGCACCGTGGTGTCCGCCGGCTGGAGCGGCTCGTACGGCAACGAGGTCGTCATCCAGCACAGCGACGGGATGTACTCGCAGTACGCCCACCTGTCCTCGCTCGAGGTCTCGACCGGCCAGACCGTCACCGGCGGCCAGCAGATCGGCCTCTCCGGCTCCACCGGCAACTCCACCGGCCCGCACCTCCACTTCGAGGTCCGGACCGGTCCGAGCTACGGCTCGGACGTCGACCCGATCGCCTACCTGCGCTCGCACGGCGTGTCCGTCTGA
- a CDS encoding tyrosine-protein phosphatase, giving the protein MTQLPEVPPAGHGPKDVALTGVRNFRDVGGLPTVDGRTVRHGRLYRSGHLANATEADASFLAGLGLHTIFDFRNAADHKLDGLDVELPGVRNVSIPLSDPADGAEFWRLVRDGNIQQLRSILADGKGTERMVASYRSIIKDRTAEHSRVLHALAEDSVPALMHCAAGKDRAGLSIAVALLAVGVEKEAIEADYLKSNDAHRRYKVRRSDTSPVGMSDEVMELLDPLFGAEAEYLAAAFSTIEEVWGSTDRYLLDGLKISPETRAKLRERLVEDA; this is encoded by the coding sequence GTGACGCAGCTGCCAGAGGTCCCGCCGGCCGGCCACGGACCCAAGGACGTCGCCCTGACCGGCGTCCGCAACTTCCGCGATGTCGGCGGGCTTCCGACCGTGGACGGCCGCACCGTGCGCCACGGGCGGCTCTACCGCAGCGGTCACCTCGCGAACGCCACCGAGGCCGACGCCTCGTTCCTCGCCGGGCTCGGCCTGCACACCATCTTCGATTTCCGCAATGCCGCCGACCACAAGCTGGACGGCCTCGACGTGGAGCTGCCGGGCGTCCGGAATGTCAGCATTCCTCTTTCGGACCCGGCCGACGGCGCCGAGTTCTGGCGGCTGGTGCGCGACGGGAACATCCAGCAGTTGCGCTCGATCCTGGCGGACGGCAAGGGCACGGAGCGGATGGTCGCCTCGTACCGCTCGATCATCAAGGACCGCACCGCCGAACACAGCCGCGTGCTCCACGCGCTGGCGGAGGACAGCGTGCCGGCACTGATGCACTGCGCGGCGGGCAAGGACCGCGCGGGCCTCTCGATCGCGGTCGCGCTGCTGGCGGTCGGTGTCGAGAAGGAGGCGATCGAGGCCGACTACCTCAAGTCGAACGACGCGCACCGCCGCTACAAGGTCCGGCGCAGCGACACCTCGCCGGTGGGGATGTCCGACGAGGTGATGGAACTGCTCGACCCGCTCTTCGGAGCAGAGGCCGAATACCTGGCCGCGGCGTTCTCGACCATCGAGGAGGTCTGGGGCAGCACCGACCGCTACCTCCTCGATGGGCTGAAGATCAGCCCGGAGACCCGCGCGAAGCTGCGCGAGCGGCTCGTCGAGGACGCGTGA
- a CDS encoding DUF6126 family protein, which produces MSDSEHYDPLTPRRPKSADTQERRMPRGVVIRLFAYLVAGHVVAAFLFLLFTVAGKG; this is translated from the coding sequence ATGTCCGATTCGGAGCACTACGACCCCCTCACCCCGCGCCGGCCGAAGAGCGCGGACACCCAGGAGCGGCGGATGCCCCGTGGTGTCGTGATCCGGCTCTTCGCCTATCTGGTGGCCGGACACGTCGTCGCGGCCTTCCTCTTCCTCCTCTTCACGGTCGCCGGAAAGGGCTGA
- a CDS encoding helix-turn-helix domain-containing protein, whose product MNPPDGGSADELPGIAPRLRDLRRNRGLTLEAAAGRAGLSPAHLSRLETGRRQPSLPMLLGLARVYGTTVSELLGEIPPERDAIVRGGPLEGVGGTEGGGWLYRQAGGSGRAMQALRVRVPYGTEGDLVRVHPGEEWLYVLDGRLRVVLGDTVHDLDPGDSAHFDSLTPHRIAALDIGGARLLFVHTLLQSPTTDLCLGGGAHRL is encoded by the coding sequence ATGAATCCTCCTGACGGTGGGAGTGCCGACGAGCTTCCCGGGATCGCGCCACGCCTGCGCGACCTGCGCCGCAACCGTGGCCTCACCCTGGAGGCCGCGGCCGGGCGGGCGGGACTCTCCCCGGCCCACCTCTCCCGGCTCGAAACGGGCCGGAGGCAGCCCTCGCTGCCGATGCTGCTGGGCCTCGCCCGCGTCTACGGTACGACCGTCTCCGAGCTCCTGGGCGAGATCCCGCCCGAACGTGACGCGATCGTCCGCGGCGGCCCGCTCGAGGGTGTGGGCGGCACCGAAGGCGGCGGCTGGCTCTACCGCCAGGCCGGCGGCTCGGGCCGTGCCATGCAGGCACTGCGGGTGCGGGTCCCCTACGGCACCGAGGGAGACCTCGTCCGCGTCCATCCCGGAGAGGAGTGGCTGTACGTCCTCGACGGCCGGCTGCGTGTCGTGCTCGGGGACACCGTGCACGACCTCGACCCGGGTGACAGCGCGCACTTCGACTCACTCACCCCGCACCGGATCGCGGCGCTCGACATCGGTGGGGCGCGCCTGCTGTTCGTCCACACGCTGCTGCAGAGCCCGACCACCGACCTCTGCCTCGGCGGCGGGGCCCACCGGCTCTGA
- a CDS encoding aspartate aminotransferase family protein — MKDRSQGFDLARLLEERGAERYELHTRHLNHQLPRMLHTLGFDKVYERAEGAYFWDADGNEYLDMLAGFGVMGLGRHHPVVRRALHDVLDASTADLTRFDCQPLPGLLAEKLLAHSPHMDRVFFGNSGTEAVETALKFARYATGKPRILYCDHAFHGLTTGSLSVNGEKGFRDGFAPLLPDTAIALGDLDALRRELKRGDVAGLVVEPIQGKGVHTSPPGFLREAQELLHRHKAVLIVDEVQTGLGRTGDFYAYQHEEGVEPDLLCVAKALSGGYVPVGATLGKDWIFKRVYSSMDRVLVHSASFGSNAQAMAAGLAVLAVMEEEETVANARRTGDLLRERLAALVGRYELLHEVRGRGLMIGIEFGRPSSLRLRSRWAMLQAARKGLFAQMVVVPLLQKHRILTQVSGDHLEVIKLIPPLVIGEPEVDRFVTAFTAVMDDAHSGGGLMWDFGRTLVKQAVANR, encoded by the coding sequence CTCGGATTCGACAAGGTCTACGAGCGTGCGGAGGGCGCGTACTTCTGGGACGCGGACGGCAACGAGTACCTCGACATGCTCGCCGGCTTCGGCGTGATGGGTCTCGGCAGGCACCACCCCGTCGTACGCCGGGCGCTCCATGACGTCCTGGACGCCTCGACGGCCGACCTCACCCGGTTCGACTGCCAGCCGCTGCCCGGACTGCTGGCGGAGAAGCTGCTCGCCCACAGCCCGCACATGGACCGGGTGTTCTTCGGGAACAGTGGCACCGAGGCGGTCGAGACCGCCCTGAAGTTCGCCCGGTACGCCACGGGCAAGCCGCGGATCCTCTACTGCGACCACGCCTTCCACGGGCTGACGACCGGCTCGCTCTCCGTCAACGGCGAGAAGGGCTTCCGGGACGGATTCGCGCCTCTGCTGCCCGACACGGCCATCGCGCTCGGCGACCTGGACGCGCTGCGACGCGAGCTGAAGCGTGGCGACGTCGCCGGGCTCGTCGTCGAGCCGATCCAGGGCAAGGGCGTCCACACCTCACCCCCCGGTTTCCTGCGGGAGGCACAGGAGCTGCTGCACCGGCACAAGGCCGTACTCATCGTGGACGAGGTGCAGACCGGGCTGGGCAGGACCGGAGACTTCTACGCCTACCAGCACGAGGAGGGGGTCGAGCCCGATCTGCTCTGCGTCGCCAAGGCCCTGTCCGGCGGCTACGTGCCGGTCGGCGCGACTCTCGGGAAGGACTGGATCTTCAAGCGCGTCTACTCGTCCATGGACCGAGTCCTGGTCCACTCGGCGAGCTTCGGATCCAACGCGCAGGCCATGGCCGCCGGGCTGGCCGTCCTCGCGGTGATGGAGGAGGAGGAGACCGTCGCGAACGCCCGTCGCACCGGTGACCTGCTGCGCGAACGCCTCGCCGCGCTCGTCGGACGCTACGAACTGCTGCACGAGGTCCGCGGACGAGGGCTGATGATCGGCATCGAGTTCGGCCGGCCCTCCTCTCTCAGGCTCCGAAGCCGGTGGGCGATGCTGCAGGCCGCCCGCAAGGGCCTCTTCGCGCAGATGGTCGTGGTGCCGCTGCTGCAGAAGCACCGGATCCTCACCCAGGTCTCCGGTGATCACCTGGAGGTGATCAAGCTGATCCCGCCGCTGGTCATCGGGGAGCCGGAGGTCGATCGTTTCGTGACCGCCTTCACCGCAGTCATGGACGACGCGCACAGTGGGGGTGGGCTGATGTGGGACTTCGGCAGGACCCTGGTGAAGCAGGCGGTCGCCAACCGCTGA